A genomic segment from Peromyscus maniculatus bairdii isolate BWxNUB_F1_BW_parent chromosome 11, HU_Pman_BW_mat_3.1, whole genome shotgun sequence encodes:
- the Optc gene encoding opticin, translated as MDINGMYTPFLPQNPMRLLAFLCLLTLVLHEAGTASLPGERKREEHGPEEGDTYEFLHAGNYALSLEDYGEVIDLSSYEEPADYGDQISEAKVDSLTLPTRTSPSQSTVVPKMPSSNLTVPRPTTTGLPNVQGSHGLPTCLVCVCLGSSVYCDDADLENIPPLPRMTTYLYARFNHISHIQAGDFKGLTKLKRIDLSSNSISSIHNDAFRLLPALQDLILPENQLAALPVLPSGLEFLDVRLNRLQSSGIQPEAFVALERLQFLYLADNLLDSIPGPLPLSLCSLHLQNNMIETMGRDAFCDTGERRHERRRLEDIRLDGNPINLSLFPEAYFCLPRLPVGRYT; from the exons ATGGACATCAACGGGATGTAcactcctttcctcccccagaaCCCCATGAGGCTCCTGGCTTTCCTATGCCTGCTGACCCTGGTGCTGCATGAGGCTGGAACAGCTTCCCTCccaggggagaggaaaagagaagagcaTGGCCCTGAGGAAGGAGACACTTACGAATTTCTGCATGCGGGGAACTATGCCCTGAGCCTAGAGGACTACGGTGAAGTCATTGACCTGAGCAGTTATGAGGAACCTGCTGACTATGGGGACCAGATCTCTGAG GCTAAAGTGGACAGCCTGACTCTTCCAACAAGAACTAGTCCCTCCCAGAGCACTGTGGTTCCAAAGATGCCATCATCAAACCTCACAGTGCCCAGGCCTACCACCACTGGCCTACCGAATGTCCAGGGCAGTCATG gcctgcctacctgcctggtCTGCGTGTGCCTTGGCTCTTCCGTATACTGTGACGACGCAGACCTCGAGAACATTCCTCCCCTTCCCCGGATGACCACCTACCTGTATGCTCGCTTCAACCACATCAGCCACATCCAGGCCGGAGACTTCAAAGGGCTGA CAAAGCTGAAAAGGATTGACCTCTCTAGCAACTCCATCTCCTCCATCCACAACGACGCCTTCCGCCTGCTGCCCGCCCTCCAGGATCTGATCCTCCCTGAGAACCAGCTGGCGGCTCTGCCTGTGCTGCCCAGTGGCCTCGAGTTCCTGGACGTCCGCCTGAACAGGCTGCAGAGCTCAGGGATACAGCCTGAGGCCTTCGTG GCCCTGGAGAGGCTTCAGTTTCTCTACCTGGCAGACAACCTGCTGGACTCCATCCCCGGGCCTCTGCCCCTCAGCCTGTGCTCCCTGCACCTGCAG AATAACATGATCGAGACCATGGGAAGAGACGCCTTCTGTGACACCGGGGAACGCAGACACGAGCGCCGGCGGCTAGAAGACATCCGCCTGGACGGGAACCCCATCAATCTGAGCCTTTTCCCAGAGGCCTATTTCTGCCTGCCAAGGCTCCCTGTGGGCCGCTACACCTAG